The DNA segment ACGCCGACCGCGCGGCCTTCCAGGAGGCCGAGGCCCGCCGCGCCCAGCGCCTGGCGCGCCAGAAGCAGAACCAGTCCTGGCTGGAGGTGATGAAGCCGGTCTCCGGAGCTTGAGGCGGAGCTTGAGGCGGAGCTCGAGGCGGAGCCTCTAAATGAAGAAGGCCGGGGGAGGCACCTGCGCCCCACCCCGGCCCGCTGTCGACAGCCCTTGCGGGCGTCAGGTCGCTCAGGTCGTGAACGACGTGCCGCAGCCGCAGGAGGACTTCGCGTTCGGGTTGTTGAACTTGAAGCCCGCGCCGGTGATGGCGGAGACGTAGTCGATCTCCGTGCCGGACAGGTACTGCTGGCTCATGGGGTCGGTGGCAATCTTCACGCCGTCCTGCTCCCACACGGCGTCGCCGGCCTTGGACTCCTTGACCAGGTTCAGGTCATAGCCCAGGCCGCTGCAGCCGGCCGGCACCACGCGGATGGAGAAGAAGTAGCCCTCGAAGCCCTGGGCCTTGATGACCGACTTCACCTGCTGGATGGCGGCCTCCGTCAGACGCACGGCCACCTGCTGGGCGGCCTGGGGGGCCTGCGAGTTGGCGGGGGCGGGGGTCGTGGTGGTGCTTTCCATGTGCGGAATCTCCTCTTGACGGGCCTTATAACGCCCGGCCCGGGAAAATCCATGCCCGAGACCACCACGGAGCCTACCGCCATGCCCATCCCGGAGATAACCCCCGCCCGGCTCGCCGAGCTGCTCGCCGGCCCGCCCGGAGCGCGCCCCGCCCTGCTCGATGTGCGCTTCCCGGACGAGCACGCGTGGGTGGCGCTCCCGGACTCGGTGCTCATCCCCCTGCCGGAGCTGGACGAGCGCGCCGAGGAGCTGGAGGCCCTGCGCGGCAGGCCCGTCGTCGTCTACTGCCACCACGGCGTGCGCAGCCTGGACGGCGCGGCCTATCTGCTGTCCCGGGGGCTGGAGGCCGTGTCCCTGCGCGGCGGCATCGACCTGTACTCGCGGCAGGTGGACCCCACCCTGCCCCGCTACTGACGCGGCGCCTTCGCTAGCCCACGAAGGCGGAGAGGTCCTGCTGCTCCTTGTTGATGATGCCCGGCTTGATGTCGACCTCGAAGATGAACGGGTCCTTCAGCGGTCCGCCGTGGAGCTCCAGCTTGTGGCGGCCCTCGAACAGGTCCATCTTCAGGCCCTTGCCGTTGTAGCTGCCCACCTCCTGGCCGTTGCGCCGCACGCTGATGCCGCGCAGGCCGTCGGGCTTCAGCGTGAGCTGGAGGTGGCCGCGGCGGAACTCGTAGGTGAGCACCTTGGGCTCACCCATCATCCCGAAGGCCAGCTGCTCGGCGTCCTCCTTGTAGATGCCCTGCTGCTCGTTCTCCAGGATGAGCGTGTCCTGCAGGTGCGCGCCGGCGGCCAGCGTCAGCGGCGTGAAGCCCAGCTCCGTCACCGGCTGCTCGCTGTGGCACTGGGGGCCGTGGCGCACGGACACCTTCACCCGCTCGTTGGAGTTGACGGTGACGTGCACGGGCTGCCCGTCCGCCGGCCGGGCGTTGAGCATGGCGATGATGGGCTTGTGGAAGACGCCCACCACGGCCAGCAGGCCCACGATGAAGCCCACCATGGCCACGTTGCGCGTGGCCATGTTGCGGCGCGTGCGCCGCGAGGAGTCCTCGAGGGCGCGCTCCACCTCGTCGTCGTCCTTGCGGCGGGCCGCCGGGGCAATGCCGGACACGCGGCGCGGCGGCGGCTCCGGCATCTCCGCCCGGCTGTCCACGCGGCTGGAGGTGCGCCGGCGCGGCGGCGGCGCTTCCGCCGCGGGCTGGATGGACGACTGCATGCCCGTCGCACGGCGGCGGGGCGGCGCGGGCGGGGGCTCCGGCGGCGGCGGGAGGATGGTCCGCTCGTCGTCGTGCTCCTCGTCCTCCATGCGGGTGCGCTCGTCCACCGCCTCCAGGTTGGCGCGGGAGCGCGGCGGCGGCAGCGGCGTGTTCTCGTCGGAGACGACCGGCGCGCGCGTCAGCGACGAGCGGCGCGGGGCGGGTGACTCCGTGGAGGCGCTCCGCAGGTCCGAGCGGGAGTTGGTGCGCGCCACCCGGGTGGAGTTGGGGTTGGAGGGCCGGCGGCGAGAGGGGTGCTCGTCGGTGCCCGACGGGGCCTCCCACTCGCCCGGGTCCTCCTCGGCCACCACCGGCGCGGCCACCGAGGTGGCGCGGCGCGGCGGCAGCGCGGGGCGCTGGCTCGACGCCCGCCCGCGCTCGCGGTGGGACGGCTCGCCCGGGGGCGCCTCCCAGTTCATCTCCGCGGCGGCGGAGGACTTGCCGCGGCCCCGCTCGGCGGGCGGCGGGGGCGGCTGCGGCGTGCCGGAGGGCGCGGAGTCCTCGCCCACCGGGTTGACCTGGCCCTGGGCCTTCTCGTCGGCCAGGCGGTCCGCGAAGAGCGTCTCCATCAGCTCGGAGATCTGCACCGAGCCGGCCACCCAGCGCTGCCCGACGAGGATCTCCTCCAGCGCCACCTGGAACTGCCGCGCCTCCCGGTAGCGGTCGTCCGCGTTCTTGGCGATGGCCCGCATCACCACCGGGTCCATCTCCTCCGGCACGTCCGCCACCTGCGACGGCGGGGCGATGGCGCACTCCATGGCGGCCTGCAGCGTGGCCAGCTCCGAGTCGCGCTTGAGCGGCCGCACGCCGGTGAGCAGCTCGTACAGCACCAGGCCGATGGCGAAGATGTCCGCGCGCCCGTCCAGCGGCTTGCCCGCGGCCTGCTCGGGCGCCATGTACGCGAACTTGCCCTTGATGGCGCCGGACTTCGTCAGGGACGCCTGATCCGCCGCCTTGGCGATGCCGAAGTCCACCAGCTTCACCGAGCCGTCGAAGCTGATCAGGATGTTCTGGGGCGAGATGTCGCGGTGCACCACGCGCAGCGGCCGGCCCGCGTCGTCCGTGCGGCTGTGGGCGTAGTGCAGCCCCTCGCACGCGGCGGCGACGATGCGGATGGCCAGCGGCCGGGCCACCCACTGCCCGGAGGCCGCCGCCTTGCGCATCACCCGGCCCAGGTCCTCGCCATGGATGAACTCCATGGCGATGTAGTAGGTGCCGTTGGCCTCGCCGAACTCGTAGACCTGGGCGATGTTCGGGTGGTTGAAGCGCGCGGCGATCAGCGCCTCGTTCCGGAACATCTCCACGAACTCACGGTCCTCCGCCAGGTGCGGAAGGATGCGCTTGACGACGAGGTTCTTCTGGAACCCCTCGATGCCCATCTGACGCGCAAGCCAGACCTCGGCCATGCCGCCCGTGGCGAGCTTCTTCAGAAGCTGGTATTTCCCGAATGATTGAGGGTTCATCCCGGGACTCTGGCCGCTGGGAGCAGCTCAGGTGGAATGCAGCAGGGCACAGCATCTTAGAGGAGCGCCGCCTCCATGGCAAAGGTGGCACGCATGGAAAACCGGCTGGGCCCTGGTTGCCTGCCTGGTCTTCGCCATGCCCGTGGGCGCGGCCCCCTCGGACGATCAGATCCGCGTGGAGCGCCGGGGCGACCTGCTGGAGCTGCGCTGGGCGGACTCGGAGGAGCGGCTGCAGGGGACCATCCACCCCGCCAATCCCCGTGAGGGCGAGCCCTTCACCCTGTCGCTGCATGTAGGCAACTTCCAGGGCCCCGAGTTCGACGGCCCCCTCACCCTCACCTTCCACCAGCAGGGCTCGCCCACGCAGGTGACGAAGACGCTGACGCGGCAGGGGGTCAACTGGCACACCGAACTGGTGCCGGACGAGGCGGGCCCGTGGGAGCTGGAGGTCCGCTACCGCCGCACCCACCTCAAGGTGCTCACCGCCCGCTTCACGGTGGTGGAGCCGCCGCTGCCGCGCGGGCTGGGCTGGGGCCTGGTGGCGCTGGCGGCCGGCACCGCGCTGGCGCTCGGGGTGCGCGCGGGCCTCCGGCGGATCCGCGCGGCCACGCCGGGGACGGGCCCCACGCCGCCGCCGGACGCCACCGTCGGAGCCACGGGCGCCGTGGTGCCCCCGGGCACGAGCGCGGTGTCGGGGGAAGGCACCGGAGCGGCCCCGGAGTCCCGGCCTGAGTCCACCACCGCACCCGAGTCCGGCACCGCCCCCACCCCGCCGCCCGATCCGCCGTCCAGCCAGTAACTCCTTCCAAACGGCGCGCAGTCGTTACAGGGCCGCCTGCCCGGGAAGTGGAACTTTCGTTCCCTCTTTCGGGCACGTCACCACCCTGTCACGGGGGTTTCGGGCCTCAGGGGCCTCTCTTCCGTCCACCACCTGACGCGCGAGGGCTGGCGGGCCGGCGGGCACCGGTGTTGCACAGGGTGCCTCCCGACTGCGGCGGGGAGGCGAAGGAATGGGCGGGTGGGGGATGGATGATCGGGCGAGGCGGGGCCTTCTCGCCGCAGTCCTGCTGGGCATGCCGGCGTTCGCGAGCGGTGGCGCTCCGGGCCTGGCGGCGGAGGACTCCA comes from the Pyxidicoccus xibeiensis genome and includes:
- a CDS encoding HesB/IscA family protein, with the translated sequence MESTTTTPAPANSQAPQAAQQVAVRLTEAAIQQVKSVIKAQGFEGYFFSIRVVPAGCSGLGYDLNLVKESKAGDAVWEQDGVKIATDPMSQQYLSGTEIDYVSAITGAGFKFNNPNAKSSCGCGTSFTT
- a CDS encoding rhodanese-like domain-containing protein, with the translated sequence MPIPEITPARLAELLAGPPGARPALLDVRFPDEHAWVALPDSVLIPLPELDERAEELEALRGRPVVVYCHHGVRSLDGAAYLLSRGLEAVSLRGGIDLYSRQVDPTLPRY
- a CDS encoding serine/threonine protein kinase translates to MNPQSFGKYQLLKKLATGGMAEVWLARQMGIEGFQKNLVVKRILPHLAEDREFVEMFRNEALIAARFNHPNIAQVYEFGEANGTYYIAMEFIHGEDLGRVMRKAAASGQWVARPLAIRIVAAACEGLHYAHSRTDDAGRPLRVVHRDISPQNILISFDGSVKLVDFGIAKAADQASLTKSGAIKGKFAYMAPEQAAGKPLDGRADIFAIGLVLYELLTGVRPLKRDSELATLQAAMECAIAPPSQVADVPEEMDPVVMRAIAKNADDRYREARQFQVALEEILVGQRWVAGSVQISELMETLFADRLADEKAQGQVNPVGEDSAPSGTPQPPPPPAERGRGKSSAAAEMNWEAPPGEPSHRERGRASSQRPALPPRRATSVAAPVVAEEDPGEWEAPSGTDEHPSRRRPSNPNSTRVARTNSRSDLRSASTESPAPRRSSLTRAPVVSDENTPLPPPRSRANLEAVDERTRMEDEEHDDERTILPPPPEPPPAPPRRRATGMQSSIQPAAEAPPPRRRTSSRVDSRAEMPEPPPRRVSGIAPAARRKDDDEVERALEDSSRRTRRNMATRNVAMVGFIVGLLAVVGVFHKPIIAMLNARPADGQPVHVTVNSNERVKVSVRHGPQCHSEQPVTELGFTPLTLAAGAHLQDTLILENEQQGIYKEDAEQLAFGMMGEPKVLTYEFRRGHLQLTLKPDGLRGISVRRNGQEVGSYNGKGLKMDLFEGRHKLELHGGPLKDPFIFEVDIKPGIINKEQQDLSAFVG